In Desulfobulbus oralis, one DNA window encodes the following:
- a CDS encoding GspE/PulE family protein: protein MTYLNSNALLELLVQVRLLSPAQQRFILENRDKQAQHLIRQFGGRRRDDTVKLPLGFPDLVDIILSLGMQTPGPKPEPLTEEMILKAVGRELGIPFTNLDPLKLDMEVVTKYISKTFAIRHLLLPLAVKDGVLQVASYFPDNQQVLEDVERVTQLKVEQFLATKQDIKQILAEFFGFQHSISAAESQFGAADSGASSVDIGNLEQYVRLSTTQELSSTDQHIKAAVNHLFRYALEQRASDIHIEPKRDACTVRYRIDGVLHTIHTLPKAVHSAITSRIKSLARMDIAEKRRPQDGRIKIGRGDDNALDVELRVSTVPVAFGEKTVLRILNPEIMFQNLDGLGFSRRDRAVYNGFMSAPNGLVFVTGPTGSGKSTTLYSTLKQVATPEKNIVTVEDPVEMVYEEFNQIAVQPQIEVTFSNILRNILRQDPDIIMIGEIRDLETASYAVQAALTGHLVFSTLHTNDAISSVLRLEDLGLEPFLIASTMRGALAQRLVRRICPHCLERYRVSGESLARLGFPVSGRDSVELARGKGCPQCRNTGYLGRLGIFEIFPMSAQLKKLIATRANDNELRQIAIREGMTTLREDAWRKVRAGLTTVEEALRVTSEA, encoded by the coding sequence ATGACCTATCTCAACAGTAACGCCCTGCTGGAACTGCTGGTGCAAGTGCGCCTGTTGAGCCCGGCCCAGCAGCGCTTCATCCTCGAAAACAGGGACAAACAGGCGCAGCACCTGATCCGTCAGTTCGGCGGCCGCCGGCGTGACGATACCGTCAAACTGCCGCTCGGCTTTCCCGATCTGGTGGATATCATCCTTTCCCTGGGCATGCAGACCCCGGGTCCCAAGCCGGAACCGCTGACCGAAGAGATGATTCTCAAGGCGGTCGGCCGCGAGCTGGGCATTCCCTTTACCAATCTGGATCCGCTCAAGCTGGATATGGAGGTGGTCACCAAGTACATCTCCAAGACCTTTGCCATCCGCCATCTGCTCCTGCCCCTTGCCGTGAAGGACGGTGTGCTGCAGGTCGCCAGCTATTTTCCGGACAACCAGCAGGTCCTGGAGGATGTGGAACGGGTTACCCAGCTTAAGGTGGAGCAGTTTTTGGCCACCAAGCAGGACATCAAACAGATCCTGGCCGAGTTTTTCGGCTTCCAGCACTCCATCAGTGCGGCGGAATCCCAGTTCGGCGCGGCAGACAGCGGCGCCTCTTCCGTGGACATCGGCAATCTGGAGCAGTACGTCCGGCTGTCCACGACCCAGGAACTCAGCTCCACGGACCAGCACATCAAGGCGGCAGTGAATCATCTCTTCCGCTATGCCCTGGAACAGCGGGCCAGCGACATCCATATCGAGCCCAAGCGTGACGCCTGTACGGTTCGCTACCGTATCGACGGCGTGCTGCACACCATCCATACCCTGCCCAAGGCCGTGCATTCGGCCATTACCTCGCGCATCAAAAGCTTGGCGCGCATGGACATTGCGGAAAAGCGCCGGCCCCAGGACGGCCGCATAAAAATCGGCCGCGGCGACGACAATGCCCTGGATGTGGAACTGCGCGTCTCCACGGTGCCCGTGGCCTTTGGCGAAAAAACGGTGCTGCGCATCCTGAATCCGGAGATTATGTTCCAGAATCTGGATGGCCTGGGCTTTTCGCGGCGCGACCGGGCGGTGTACAACGGCTTCATGAGCGCTCCGAATGGTCTGGTCTTTGTCACCGGTCCCACAGGCAGCGGCAAGTCGACCACCCTGTACTCGACCCTGAAGCAGGTCGCCACGCCGGAGAAAAATATCGTCACCGTGGAAGATCCGGTGGAAATGGTCTATGAGGAATTCAACCAGATTGCGGTGCAGCCGCAAATCGAGGTGACCTTTTCCAACATCTTGCGCAACATTCTGCGGCAGGATCCGGACATCATCATGATCGGCGAGATCCGCGACCTGGAAACCGCCAGCTACGCGGTGCAGGCGGCCCTGACCGGGCATCTGGTTTTCTCCACCCTGCACACCAATGACGCCATTTCCTCGGTGCTTCGTCTTGAGGATCTGGGGCTGGAGCCCTTCCTCATCGCCTCCACCATGCGGGGGGCTCTGGCGCAGCGGCTGGTCCGGCGCATCTGCCCGCATTGTCTGGAAAGGTATCGGGTGAGCGGCGAAAGTCTGGCCAGACTGGGCTTTCCGGTGTCTGGCAGGGACAGCGTCGAGCTGGCCCGGGGCAAGGGCTGCCCCCAGTGCCGGAACACCGGCTACCTGGGCCGACTGGGCATTTTCGAGATCTTTCCCATGTCCGCGCAGCTGAAAAAGCTGATTGCCACCCGGGCGAACGACAACGAACTTCGGCAGATCGCCATCAGGGAAGGCATGACCACGCTGCGGGAAGACGCCTGGCGCAAGGTGCGGGCCGGTCTGACCACCGTGGAAGAGGCCCTCCGGGTCACGAGCGAGGCGTAA
- a CDS encoding DUF6361 family protein has translation MPSVLAWIDHDSKARERTLRILSLFQEKESRDELGLGSVRDSFADQLFPGTSTIQTRLRYMLFVPWIYHSLEEKRVPAKSFSIQADKLERDLVQPLMESDDQAGVFGKTAGKRLKRLPSSVYWAGLGVWGIRITPFSQDEYHRRIDETYRRRDALKALEKDAKVRGDDIDVEQRMAALSWHPRLPAPPEDFPGAVNFALSREEAEFIRDRIQVACPNSLLSFLALHCEPADTQAPWEHPDYGRFSEQHKELLTHARLFSEVMHGAALSYNVQLARLRDHEGLVAKHQASFDKWIANLPLEEIRSWSVSRLWELTMDHGHTITPQTRFFVQQWIDHTRRSPNDLLSNADALNLIESRERKLKGTRSRFRNQRALEQWGGYSGVGRLVYRWPNVKVLLNDLYQGMSREEQC, from the coding sequence ATGCCTTCCGTCCTTGCATGGATTGACCATGATTCGAAAGCGAGGGAACGCACGCTTCGTATCCTTTCCCTTTTCCAGGAAAAGGAAAGTCGTGACGAGCTTGGGCTTGGCTCCGTGCGGGACAGCTTTGCCGATCAGTTGTTCCCAGGAACAAGCACAATCCAGACGCGCCTTCGCTACATGCTTTTCGTGCCATGGATTTACCATTCGCTGGAAGAGAAGCGAGTGCCTGCGAAGAGTTTTTCGATCCAGGCTGACAAGCTGGAAAGAGACCTGGTTCAGCCATTGATGGAGTCCGATGATCAGGCTGGCGTATTTGGAAAAACCGCAGGAAAGAGGCTCAAACGGTTGCCCAGCTCCGTCTACTGGGCCGGCCTCGGTGTCTGGGGAATACGCATTACGCCATTCTCGCAGGACGAATATCACAGGCGCATCGACGAAACTTACCGTCGTCGGGATGCCCTGAAGGCTCTTGAGAAAGACGCAAAGGTACGGGGTGACGACATCGACGTTGAGCAGCGGATGGCCGCTCTCAGTTGGCATCCTCGATTGCCAGCACCTCCGGAAGATTTTCCGGGGGCGGTGAACTTCGCTTTATCCAGGGAAGAAGCCGAATTTATTCGGGATCGCATCCAGGTCGCTTGCCCCAACAGTCTCCTCTCGTTCTTGGCACTGCACTGCGAACCCGCCGACACCCAAGCTCCATGGGAACATCCGGACTACGGCCGCTTTTCCGAACAGCATAAAGAACTCCTGACCCACGCGCGGCTGTTCTCGGAGGTGATGCATGGAGCGGCGCTCTCGTATAACGTTCAGCTCGCCAGACTTCGAGACCATGAAGGCCTTGTCGCCAAGCATCAGGCAAGTTTCGATAAATGGATCGCAAATCTTCCCCTGGAGGAAATTCGCTCCTGGTCGGTGAGCCGCCTCTGGGAGTTGACCATGGATCATGGCCACACCATCACCCCGCAAACAAGATTTTTCGTTCAGCAGTGGATCGACCATACCCGGAGGTCCCCCAATGACCTCCTTTCTAACGCAGATGCGCTCAACCTGATTGAAAGCAGGGAAAGGAAACTCAAGGGCACGCGTTCCCGATTCAGGAATCAAAGGGCGCTCGAGCAGTGGGGCGGGTACTCCGGCGTCGGCAGACTTGTCTATCGCTGGCCGAATGTGAAGGTGCTTTTGAACGACCTGTACCAGGGGATGAGCCGGGAGGAGCAATGCTGA
- a CDS encoding DEAD/DEAH box helicase: MHSNRFLSAPALAGLKDFQRKTVEYVFKRLYGNDPTSRFLIADEVGLGKTLVARGIIAKTLEHLQDEVDRVDVIYICSNAAIATQNVNRLNVSDTDGFSIATRLTYLPRQVRSLRKNKVNFISLTPGTAFDHARSRGGHADERAILYRMLYDLPLAQNERCRRLRVGLLNILQATAGKDNWRAKAKNLPAEDLDVDLSKAFRRAVIEDAELYAALKEGCERFARYRDYSRIPWEDSELRYDLIGKLRSKLASVCLSALEPDLVILDEFQRFKHLLDGDDEASMLATALFEHPDVRVLLLSATPYKMFTLDQENDEDDHYPDFIRTLNFLFNDSGKVDTVKNLLSEHRTALHACAKGSVCQPGKKAELERALLKVMCRTERVATTRDHNSMLREIPPKRMAPLTPADLQHAKTVDAVATCVKAGEPIEYWKSAPYLINFLKHYELRYKLDAQLNAPSDKLRGILSSANGQLLTKSSFEGYQALDPANPRMRVLFEDTIDKGMWQLLWMPPSMPYSEPGGVYQDKDVLTKALVFSSWSAVPDAIASICSYEAERKMIAGTSVSHSELYDKIRPLLRFAVASNDNRLTGMPVIAWLLPSPTLATEIDPLEIALRRGSGPLKVQELRDEVKAICRRLVKELPDAGKGTQADERWYWAAPILLDSRNGLLNWCKTGWGSATPDHESGTRFKDHIDLLVSMAEGNIPLGPQPDDLVDVLCDLALAGPGVCALRALRRIGAGIDAADPNLLSAAARIASGFRSLFNMPETIAMLRGSGEDTYWRLTLQYGIDGNLQSVLDEYVHVLRESLGLQEHSPEDQVSGIAKCIQSVLSLRTAQIRIDEIKMSGDSFTLDDFNTRCRFALRFGDIRDDNNQALVRADSVRDAFNSPFRPFVLASTSIGQEGLDFHNWCHAVVHWNLPANPVDLEQREGRVHRYKGHAVRKNIAKRYGLAALSEVHRGGDPWQTLFQIAAQRKPNGCSDLIPYWIFEDGSAWVERRIPLLPYSKEIGKLKRLKQGLALYRMVFGQPRQEDLLFSLSQNGNHESADLADWLISLQPPETVLNDESAEENTLILPPAKSAQGIR, translated from the coding sequence ATGCATAGCAACCGCTTTTTATCAGCCCCCGCCTTGGCCGGTCTGAAAGATTTCCAGAGGAAGACCGTAGAGTACGTCTTCAAGCGGCTCTATGGCAATGACCCAACTTCCCGTTTTCTGATCGCCGATGAAGTTGGACTTGGAAAAACGCTAGTCGCCCGGGGAATCATCGCCAAGACCTTGGAGCACCTTCAGGACGAGGTGGATCGGGTCGATGTAATCTACATCTGCTCCAATGCCGCCATCGCGACCCAGAATGTCAATCGGCTCAATGTCAGCGACACAGATGGTTTTTCAATCGCCACGCGGCTGACTTACCTGCCCAGACAAGTGCGGTCACTACGAAAGAACAAGGTAAATTTCATCAGCCTGACGCCCGGCACCGCCTTCGACCATGCCCGCAGTCGAGGGGGGCATGCCGACGAACGGGCTATCCTCTATCGGATGCTGTACGACTTGCCCCTGGCGCAAAATGAACGATGCAGACGGCTGCGCGTAGGCCTCCTCAACATTCTTCAGGCGACAGCAGGTAAGGACAACTGGCGAGCCAAGGCCAAAAACCTCCCAGCAGAGGATCTGGATGTAGACCTTTCCAAGGCCTTCCGCCGGGCAGTTATTGAGGATGCCGAACTGTATGCGGCCCTTAAGGAAGGCTGTGAACGCTTTGCTCGTTACCGGGACTACAGCAGAATCCCCTGGGAGGACTCCGAACTTCGCTACGACCTGATCGGAAAACTCAGAAGTAAGCTGGCTTCAGTGTGCCTTTCCGCGCTTGAGCCCGATCTGGTCATCCTTGATGAGTTCCAACGATTCAAGCACCTGTTGGATGGCGATGACGAAGCCTCCATGCTGGCGACCGCGCTCTTTGAACATCCCGACGTTCGCGTTCTCCTGCTGTCCGCAACGCCCTACAAGATGTTCACCCTCGACCAGGAGAATGACGAGGACGACCACTATCCAGATTTTATCAGGACGCTGAACTTTCTCTTCAATGATTCCGGCAAGGTCGATACGGTCAAGAATCTCTTGTCAGAGCATCGAACAGCGCTCCACGCCTGCGCGAAGGGGTCGGTATGTCAACCGGGAAAAAAGGCCGAACTTGAACGAGCGCTTCTGAAGGTCATGTGCCGAACAGAACGGGTCGCGACGACTCGTGATCATAACTCAATGCTGCGCGAGATCCCGCCGAAGCGGATGGCTCCCCTTACGCCAGCGGATCTTCAGCATGCCAAGACGGTTGACGCAGTGGCAACCTGTGTCAAGGCCGGGGAGCCAATCGAATACTGGAAGTCTGCGCCTTACCTGATCAACTTTCTGAAGCATTATGAGTTGCGGTATAAGCTGGATGCCCAGTTGAATGCCCCTTCAGACAAACTTCGCGGAATTCTTTCATCAGCAAATGGGCAGTTGCTGACGAAGAGCAGCTTTGAAGGCTATCAGGCTCTCGATCCTGCCAATCCAAGGATGCGCGTACTTTTTGAAGACACGATTGATAAGGGCATGTGGCAGCTTTTATGGATGCCGCCTTCCATGCCGTATAGCGAGCCCGGCGGCGTATACCAGGACAAGGATGTCTTGACCAAGGCCCTTGTGTTTTCCTCCTGGAGTGCTGTTCCGGACGCGATTGCGTCGATCTGTTCCTACGAAGCCGAACGAAAGATGATCGCCGGGACATCGGTTTCCCACAGCGAACTCTATGACAAGATCAGGCCATTGCTGCGGTTTGCGGTGGCCTCAAACGATAACCGCCTGACTGGTATGCCGGTTATTGCCTGGTTGCTGCCGTCCCCAACCCTTGCCACCGAGATTGACCCACTCGAGATTGCTCTGCGCCGTGGCAGCGGGCCACTGAAGGTCCAGGAGCTGAGGGACGAGGTCAAAGCTATTTGCCGCCGTTTGGTCAAGGAACTGCCTGATGCAGGGAAAGGGACACAGGCTGATGAGCGATGGTATTGGGCGGCTCCCATTCTTCTCGATTCCCGTAATGGGTTGTTGAACTGGTGTAAGACGGGATGGGGATCCGCTACGCCAGACCATGAATCAGGCACCCGTTTCAAAGATCACATCGACCTGCTGGTCAGCATGGCGGAGGGTAACATTCCCCTCGGTCCCCAACCGGATGATCTGGTCGATGTACTTTGCGATCTGGCTCTTGCCGGTCCTGGCGTGTGTGCCTTGCGAGCACTTCGCCGTATCGGTGCCGGAATCGACGCTGCCGATCCGAACCTTCTGTCAGCCGCAGCCAGAATCGCATCCGGTTTCCGATCTCTTTTCAATATGCCGGAGACGATTGCCATGCTGCGAGGCTCCGGCGAGGACACTTATTGGCGGTTGACGCTTCAGTACGGTATCGACGGCAATCTCCAATCAGTGCTCGACGAATATGTGCATGTCCTTCGAGAGTCTTTGGGTCTCCAAGAGCACTCACCGGAAGACCAGGTGTCTGGCATAGCCAAGTGCATCCAATCGGTGTTGTCACTGCGGACCGCGCAGATTCGAATCGACGAAATAAAGATGTCGGGCGACAGCTTTACTCTTGATGATTTCAACACCCGCTGTCGTTTCGCGCTCCGGTTCGGGGATATTCGAGACGACAACAACCAGGCTCTCGTTCGCGCAGACTCGGTTCGTGATGCCTTCAACTCGCCGTTTCGTCCCTTCGTTCTGGCGTCGACCTCAATAGGTCAGGAAGGGTTGGACTTCCACAATTGGTGCCATGCCGTGGTCCATTGGAACCTGCCTGCCAATCCCGTTGATCTTGAACAACGCGAAGGTCGGGTTCATCGTTATAAAGGCCATGCGGTCAGAAAGAATATCGCGAAACGATACGGTCTGGCTGCTCTCTCCGAGGTGCATAGGGGCGGCGATCCGTGGCAGACCCTTTTTCAGATTGCGGCCCAGCGAAAGCCCAATGGGTGCTCCGATCTCATCCCGTATTGGATCTTCGAGGATGGTTCCGCCTGGGTGGAGCGCCGCATTCCTCTGCTCCCGTACAGCAAGGAGATTGGAAAACTCAAACGGCTGAAGCAAGGCTTGGCCCTCTATCGGATGGTTTTCGGTCAACCCCGCCAGGAAGATCTGCTGTTCAGCCTTAGCCAGAACGGTAACCATGAGTCAGCGGATTTGGCCGACTGGCTGATTTCGCTTCAGCCCCCGGAAACTGTTTTGAATGATGAATCGGCCGAGGAAAACACCCTGATCCTGCCCCCGGCAAAGTCCGCTCAGGGCATTAGATAG
- a CDS encoding transposase, producing the protein MRAPALRPGDVVIMDNLSVHKSQAACDAIKARHAEYLLLPAYSPDLGPSEKMWSKVQQLLRGITAGTNEDLVTGTGKALDHVAANDAQGWFRSCGCIQS; encoded by the coding sequence ATGCGGGCCCCTGCTCTGCGACCCGGTGATGTCGTGATTATGGACAATCTTTCCGTGCATAAATCACAGGCTGCCTGTGATGCCATAAAGGCAAGGCACGCTGAATATTTGTTGTTACCGGCCTATAGCCCTGACCTGGGTCCCAGCGAAAAGATGTGGAGCAAGGTGCAGCAGCTACTGCGGGGGATAACGGCCGGAACCAACGAAGACCTGGTTACGGGAACGGGGAAAGCCCTGGACCACGTTGCTGCAAACGATGCCCAGGGCTGGTTCAGATCTTGCGGCTGTATACAATCGTAA
- the smpB gene encoding SsrA-binding protein SmpB, whose protein sequence is MARKIVSRNKKAFHDYSIEDTLEAGMALTGPEVKSLRAGKANLKDGYAQLKNGELFLYNVHISAYSFATYVPQDPLRPRKLLLHRREIRKLIGQLHEKGIALIPLQIYFGDNGKAKVELGLARGKKLYDKRAALKEKESNREIERSMRRGREE, encoded by the coding sequence ATGGCGCGAAAAATCGTTAGCAGGAACAAAAAGGCCTTCCACGACTACAGCATCGAAGACACGCTGGAGGCGGGCATGGCGCTCACCGGGCCGGAGGTGAAATCGCTGCGCGCCGGCAAGGCCAATCTGAAGGACGGCTATGCCCAGCTCAAAAACGGCGAGCTTTTTCTTTATAACGTGCACATTTCGGCCTACAGCTTTGCCACCTACGTGCCGCAGGATCCGCTGCGGCCGCGCAAGCTTTTGCTGCACCGTCGGGAAATCCGCAAGCTCATCGGCCAATTGCACGAAAAAGGCATTGCCCTGATCCCGCTTCAGATATATTTTGGGGACAACGGCAAGGCCAAGGTGGAACTGGGTCTGGCCCGTGGCAAAAAGCTCTACGACAAGCGCGCTGCACTGAAAGAGAAGGAGTCCAACCGCGAAATCGAGCGCTCCATGCGCCGCGGCCGGGAAGAGTAA
- a CDS encoding phospholipase D family protein has product MLNPNSRSLYTSALTPPPGMIFDEAIATTFSMDPALLLEAPVYLALMAADGQTDPDPLSVLEAIRRYSKRITVYVQRGRIQVPQIAKPNPLFGLLEEMVVEVTAPGGGVFHPKVWAIRFVSPDQNPDQNNAMYRLVILTRNMTTDQSWDLSLQLEGTIADRKSKSNKPLAHFFKTLPDLATGKTETGRIEQALRFADELHRVQWELPDGFDELSFYLPGTKGFDWEPPVANRMAVISPFCSDEALRALTKKTKAADALISRPESLAALKKETLELFTQCLHLDDAAETEDGEEEEATEQPLATGLHAKVYLFETRYYSDYTHVIMGSANATNAALNASKNVEILVGLVGRKSRVGGIDELLGADGLGEYLVDFDTSKEAEIDALRQAAEESIERARSRISETALSIECRPGSKDGLWALVLTGKIPSLEGIVSAIAWPITVTRDFAVNILDSDAHGGIGLGEFSASSVTGLIAFELKTNHPDVSARFVLNVPVTGVPEERNSAILQTVISNQEGFLRYLLLLLGDDKVSGLDPGSGSGFAKCLARLADGEDIPLLEELTRTYSRHPERLSEISGLVRDLSQGSQNAIIPEDFLNLWTVFESAIGGRDA; this is encoded by the coding sequence ATGCTGAACCCAAACTCCCGCAGCCTTTATACCTCTGCATTGACCCCACCGCCGGGGATGATTTTCGACGAGGCTATTGCGACTACCTTTTCGATGGACCCAGCCCTGCTGCTTGAGGCACCTGTTTATCTGGCGTTAATGGCGGCGGATGGTCAGACCGATCCTGACCCCTTGTCTGTGCTTGAAGCCATCCGCAGGTACTCGAAACGCATCACTGTCTATGTGCAACGAGGACGGATTCAAGTGCCCCAGATTGCCAAGCCCAACCCCTTGTTTGGGCTTCTGGAGGAAATGGTCGTCGAGGTAACGGCCCCTGGCGGAGGAGTTTTCCATCCGAAAGTCTGGGCAATCCGTTTTGTCAGCCCTGATCAAAATCCTGATCAAAACAACGCGATGTACCGTCTGGTGATCCTGACGAGGAATATGACCACCGATCAGTCCTGGGACCTGTCACTTCAGCTCGAAGGCACGATTGCAGACCGGAAGTCCAAATCAAATAAACCGCTGGCGCATTTCTTCAAGACGCTTCCTGATCTGGCCACCGGAAAAACAGAAACGGGCAGGATCGAGCAAGCTCTCAGATTCGCGGACGAGCTACATCGAGTCCAGTGGGAACTCCCCGACGGCTTTGACGAGCTGAGCTTCTATCTTCCGGGAACGAAAGGGTTTGACTGGGAGCCTCCCGTGGCAAATCGGATGGCCGTCATCTCGCCGTTCTGTTCTGACGAAGCCCTGCGGGCACTGACGAAAAAAACCAAGGCGGCTGATGCTCTCATCTCACGCCCTGAGTCATTGGCAGCCCTGAAGAAGGAGACTCTTGAGCTCTTCACGCAATGTCTTCATCTGGACGACGCGGCGGAAACCGAGGATGGCGAGGAAGAAGAAGCCACCGAACAGCCGCTTGCGACCGGCCTCCATGCAAAGGTCTATCTGTTTGAGACCAGGTACTATTCAGATTACACCCATGTGATCATGGGGTCTGCGAATGCAACCAACGCGGCGCTGAATGCTTCGAAGAATGTCGAGATTCTGGTCGGGCTAGTTGGCCGGAAGAGCAGAGTCGGCGGAATCGACGAGCTTCTTGGCGCTGACGGATTAGGTGAATATCTTGTCGACTTTGACACGAGCAAGGAAGCAGAGATTGATGCGCTCCGGCAGGCGGCTGAGGAATCCATTGAGAGGGCTCGCTCCCGGATATCTGAAACAGCTCTGTCCATCGAATGCCGTCCGGGATCGAAGGACGGTCTGTGGGCATTGGTGTTGACGGGCAAAATCCCATCCCTTGAGGGGATCGTCAGTGCTATTGCATGGCCGATAACCGTTACTCGGGACTTTGCTGTGAACATCCTAGACAGTGATGCTCACGGTGGGATCGGCCTCGGAGAGTTCTCCGCCTCTTCTGTAACGGGCCTCATCGCGTTTGAACTTAAGACCAACCATCCGGATGTTTCGGCCCGGTTCGTTCTGAATGTTCCCGTTACCGGCGTTCCTGAAGAACGTAACTCTGCCATCCTGCAGACCGTGATCAGCAATCAGGAGGGATTCCTGCGTTATCTCCTGCTCTTGCTGGGTGATGATAAGGTATCCGGACTTGATCCCGGTAGTGGCTCCGGGTTTGCCAAATGCTTGGCCCGGTTGGCCGACGGTGAAGATATCCCGCTACTGGAAGAGCTGACCCGCACGTACAGCCGACACCCGGAGCGACTATCGGAAATCTCGGGGCTGGTTCGTGATCTGTCCCAGGGAAGCCAGAATGCGATTATCCCCGAGGATTTTTTGAACCTCTGGACAGTTTTTGAATCGGCTATCGGAGGGCGTGATGCATAG
- a CDS encoding protein-L-isoaspartate(D-aspartate) O-methyltransferase, translated as MVAEQLVGRGIRDPQVLAAMRAVPRHLFVEDAMQEQAYGDFPLPIGGGQTISQPYIVALMTEALALSGREKALEVGTGSGYQAVVLSQLCARVCTVERVESLLNRARRNFDRLRCHNILSRLADGTEGWPAEAPFDRIIVTAACPEVPEPLLAQLADPGLLVMPVGDRSGQILELVELVQGEYKVQELARVRFVDLIGAHGWSAAG; from the coding sequence ATGGTCGCCGAGCAGCTTGTGGGCCGCGGCATCCGCGATCCGCAGGTGCTTGCTGCCATGCGGGCAGTGCCCCGGCACCTCTTCGTGGAAGACGCCATGCAGGAGCAGGCCTACGGCGATTTTCCCCTGCCCATCGGCGGCGGCCAAACCATTTCCCAACCCTATATCGTGGCCCTGATGACCGAAGCCCTGGCCCTGAGCGGTCGGGAAAAGGCGCTGGAAGTCGGCACCGGCTCGGGGTATCAGGCCGTGGTGCTGTCCCAGCTCTGCGCCCGGGTCTGCACCGTGGAGCGCGTTGAATCGCTTTTAAACCGCGCCCGCCGCAATTTCGACCGCCTGCGTTGCCACAACATCCTCTCCCGTCTGGCCGACGGCACCGAGGGCTGGCCGGCCGAAGCGCCCTTTGACCGCATCATCGTCACCGCCGCCTGCCCCGAAGTGCCCGAACCCTTGCTCGCACAACTGGCCGATCCCGGTCTTCTGGTCATGCCTGTGGGCGACCGGAGCGGGCAGATCCTGGAGCTGGTGGAGCTGGTGCAGGGCGAATACAAGGTCCAGGAGCTGGCCCGGGTCCGCTTTGTCGACCTGATCGGCGCCCATGGCTGGTCTGCCGCCGGCTGA